From the genome of Triticum aestivum cultivar Chinese Spring chromosome 1A, IWGSC CS RefSeq v2.1, whole genome shotgun sequence:
GTAAATTGATATACGGCTGTGCAGTGTAGCGAACAGTTCGTGGTCGTGGGCCCGAATCGTACGTGCGCACGATCCGTCCCGACCGATTGAGAAGCTGGTCCGTGGCCCAGATTAGTCACTTTTATGCTGAGCCGTGACCAGGGTCTGGGTACAGAAACACGTGTCTCCCTGATCCTCCGTATGGAAAACATGTCGAGGGCTTCGGGTCGGGTGGTTTGACGAGCAATGAGATCGCGCTGGTGGGGAGGCACCTCACGGTAATGGCGGGCGCGGCAGAGCGGCGCTGGATGCCGATGGTGAGTTCCTATTGGATCCAGTTGACCGGTGAGTTTCTCTACCGCATCTCTGGATTTTCGTGCTTTGATGGATTCCTCGATTCCCCGCCGCCGCTGCTTACTCTGTTGTGGTTTTCAAGGTTCCCACTCAGGGAAGAGTTGGCCGACAGCTTGGAGCAGCCAAATCCGGACACTCTAGGGTTCCTCCGACCATCCATGGCCATTGGGCTGCATCGCCGCCGATGCCGTTgccaccgccccgtcgccgtcgACCCCGACACCACCGCTGCTCTCTACATCTCAGTCTCGCCGGGGCCCCTCTCTGCCTTGGTCCCCTCTACTGGACAGCTGCTCGGCGGTGTCGTCTTTCTCCTGTACTGGTTGGCGGCATCTCGTTCTCCGGCACCAACAAGTCCATGGCCCCATGGTTCTGCACGAAATCTCTAGTCCGGCAGCCTCCATCAGACACCACGGGTAACAAATACAGTTCCCTAATCTTCTTTTCCACGGATTCATGATCTAGAGTGTTGATGcttgttgtgaaattttcaagatTTCTATAATGTTGATCTTTAGTTGTTGGAACGTGCAAGTATACAATACGTGAGTAGGCAGTAGCTGCTGTTGGTTCAGTCCAAATCATACAAGTAGATTTAGACAGGTTTGTGTAACATGGCATCTGGACATCAATCATACTTGTTTCTTTGTCAGTATCGTGTATTAGATTAGCACAAGTTTCTTAATTGCCATACAAGGTTATTGGATAATTTATCTGTTATTAGGAGGGAAATCAGTGCATAAGCACTTATCCGGGCATCACCAACAGTAGAGAAGCCACTAGTATGCTCTTGTGCTTTCCGCATTACAAGATAATAAAAGTCTGGGATACAATAGGTTACATCTTTGATGTTTTCTATAGTAATTAGCGGCCATATTAATCCTAAGCACGTCCCTATTAAAATTATAATGGAAAAATAAATGATAAATGCGGAGGGTAAATTGTACAACAAAGATCAAATTGGCCAGGGGGAGATCACACTTTCATTCACGAAAGAAGGCAATCTTTTCCACGTCACATGTGCCAATTCACCTCTAATTAGATTTTATCAAGACAAGATTCTTTGCCGCCTTTTCATGTCTACTAAATGATATCTCTTTGTCAGCTATATATGCATGCTTTTCTTTACAGTGGCCAAGCTATGATTCTACTGAATTGTAGCATATGGAATTTTCAGAATTTATGCATACGGAATTGTAGCATACCTGAACTTAAGATGGCAATGACACTAATGGTAACCGTAATTGTAAGGTCGCCCATTTGCAAAATATAAAGACCAATCAATCATCATCACAGCCTGCTGCTACATGAACTTTGGGTACTACTCTGCAATAGGATGCCCTTTTTGTCATCAGAGGACATACACATGCATATATTTACAGTTGCTGCTCGTCTGGCTGTCCCGTGGCTAGTTTGTAAAAGGAAGCATGTGCAAAATAAACACTCATTAGCAATCAGTAAGAAGAGAATGCAAGTGTTGTTGTTCTAGGTCCTTtagttctttcttcttccttggtaCTGATGAGGAGAATAATGCCTTATGATCTCACATACTACCTATCTCTTAACTATTTTTCACACATTTCCTTGTGTTGATCAGTTTACTCCATGAGTCAATTTGTACTAGATTATATAATCAGTTTACTGCCATATATGTCTTTGTCCAGTGCTCCATGGTTGGATGCActtgtagtagtactgtactaggctTCAGATCAACCAGTTTAGGAATTTGGGGGAAAATCCTTTTTTATTAAGTTTGATTAATTTTACCAACCTTGGAAATTTTCCCTTTTTGTTAAGTTTGCTACTGGTACTTCTCTATGTCGCCATGGCAGTTTGAATTGACATATGCACTGAACTGAATTTACATTTCCAATCTGACATGTTTTACATCAGGCTTCTTTACTTCAAGGCATGTGCTACACTTCAGCTGACTGATTTGGAGGTATTGTGGTATGTGAACTGGACATCAGAAGTTGTGAAGCCCCATCGGTGCTGCTTTGGAGCATCTCCACCACTCCTGCAATGCCGGTGATTTGCAACATGGTGGATGTTGTAGTGACAGATGCAGCAGAGATGTCGTGGTGCCCCTCCACTTTTCAGCATGTCGTATGTTGCGCCGgttgtgtggtggtggtggtcggcGCCGGCCCTCCAGGCTGCAGCACTCACCGCAGGAATGGCTTGCAGCGGTCGTTGCCATGGCACTGCTTTGCAGAATCAGTGGGGGTCGAGCAGGCTGGCAGAATCGCGGTGGGCGATGTCTCTGTAAGAGGATGAGATGGAGAGTGAACTGGCCCACTGGGCACGTGCCAATTGCACGAGGCACTTGTTTCTACATTAAAAATTATAATGCGATTTATGTAAGTGCTATATGTGAACTGGTAAGAGCAATGGTTGAATTGTTGGTCAGTGGAAGAGTAATTGGTGAACCGTAAACAGTGACGTATTGGCCCTGGTCTGGCACCACAATGGTTTTATGTAACAATTTGTTTTAAGTGTGGATGAACACCGCTGGATTATGCACAGCCTCCAGGCCGATGCATATGCGGTGGCGCCCCCCACCGCCGGAGAGTGCCTTGAGCCTGTTGAGCATGACGCAGCCAAGGGCGTGGAACACTGCAGACGCTGCTGTCGACCGTCTGGCCCGCCCTGCCGCCGAATAACTCATATCTCGATCCTACGTGAACAATGTGCCTACTAGTGCATGCAGCGCGAGGTGTCAGCCAACGTGGCGAGAAGCGGCTTCATAATAGACCACGTTAGTTGAACCGGATGAAAGAAGGGATTAGATAGTAATTAGCACCGATTTATTAGTGTATGGGGCGAGTGTCCTATAAAGTACTTGAGGAGTTAAAACGTAAAATATCCCTAAGACGCTAGTTTAGGGGCATATTCCGATACACACGCAGTCAGCCTTCAATTTCCTTTTGGAAAAACTTTGTCAGACGGGGGGCAGAACGGCACGACAAGGCCCAGGAAAATGGCTGGGCCGTGTTGGAAACATCTGGGCCGTGACGGTACCTACTAGCAGTAAATGCGGACGCTGGGTGAATTTTCCATCGATACGACACATAATACACGTAAGAATACTGCGCAGGATGAAGATCTCGAGAGGAAAGTGCGACCAGGATATCGGGTGCATCTGGGCTCGGGCACCGAAACGAATTTTCGCATCTTTAGCCTctattctagcaacaagtgcactagtttcatctctagcctctattctagctaAAAATGCAAGAACAACTACTAAATTATGCTATATCAATATATCAATGTATTCTTTTTCTGAATACCAAAAATTGCACCCATTCTACACATAAAAATTTAAGTTAGTGATAGAGCGTCTGCTCAGAGGAACTAGTCAAATCCAAGAGCACAAGCtatatcaatatatcgatgtattcTTCTTCTGAATACCAAAAATTGCACCCATTTTACACATAAAAATTTAAGTTAGTGTTAGCTGTTCCTGGGCGCTGGGCCGCACGCATGGCTCTGGGCTNNNNNNNNNNNNNNNNNNNNNNNNNNNNNNNNNNNNNNNNNNNNNNNNNNNNNNNNNNNNNNNNNNNNNNNNNNNNNNNNNNNNNNNNNNNNNNNNNNNNNNNNNNNNNNNNNNNNNNNNNNNNNNNNNNNNNNNNNNNNNNNNNNNNNNNNNNNNNNNNNNNNNNNNNNNNNNNNNNNNNNNNNNNNNNNNNNNNNNNNNNNNNNNNNNNNNNNNNNNNNNNNNNNNNNNNNNNNNNNNNNNNNNNNNNNNNNNNNNNNNNNNNNNNNNNNNNNNNNNNNNNNNNNNNNNNNNNNNNNNNNNNCCAAAAAAACCGCTGCAGCGCTGCTTGATACAGTAAGAATTAAGAAACGGAGATCGTCAACCGTAAAAAAGGGAAACTGAATCATCAGATCGATCGACGGATCACAAACAAGCAAAAGCACTTGCGTCGCTACAGGCTACGGCCTACAGGAAACGTGATCATCCATTGTCGGATCGATCGGCCTCGGCGACAGTTCTGACGAGTTACGTCGGATCATTGGAAATTGAATCGTCGGATCGATCGGCAATAATTCCAGACTCAAGAACGCCGGCGAGGAGCGGCAGGGTGACAACTCCAGACTCCAGAACACTGGCGACGGGCGGCACGGGGACAATTCCTCTGATCCTCTCGCCAAAACAGGTAGCCTCCCATTGGAGAGTCCTTCTTTCTAATTAACTTTGGCTTCTACTCCTAATTTCTAATTAGAGACTAGTTGAGttaaatggtactccctccgtaaagaaatataagagcatttagatcactaaaacaGTGttgtaaacgctcttatatttgtttacagagggagtatcagtTTAATTTTGTTGTATTCATATTTTGTATCTTGTGTTTCTATAATACTGATTTTGGTCATCACGAGGAAACATTAGTTTGATAAGACATtatatcatatactccctccgtcccaaaataagtggctcaactttgtattaacttttgtattaaagttagtacaaagttcaGTCACTTATTTTAGGATTATGTACATTATAATTGTCTTTTTAGGGTTATATACATTATGATTGCTCGTTTATTTTTTAGTGAAATAGGGCCTCATTTTTTAGTTTCGCACAGGGCCCTAGATTTTGCCGGCCCGGCCCTGCACATACCCTATCGGTTGAGCatttgatgaacacccatccgggatgttccggcattgtagacacgcggtgcaagaccttctttgggcagtcgtcccacttaatgagtggcaacggtgcgccgacaaGTTTTTGGACCAGCAACGAGCCCAACCGACGACCGTTCGTGCAATTGCAAGTGAACCGCCGACGGTGTAGACCCGAGCGGCTAGAGGcggagtcagtacctgcatgcggccttgccggggccttctgGCCccgtgcccggccagtccatggcacgACGCGGCCTCCTGCAGCCGGGCGAGCCCAAGTCCggccggatccgctccaaatccgaTCGCCGGGAGTGCAAATCAGGTGGTCGTGGTTGAGTGGCTCGGGGCGTCGAGGGAACGGGGGCTGCCACAAGGGTTGGGGCGAGCGCGCGGCCGAGTTGCACCGCGGCAATGGCGGCAGCGATGGACGAGAGNNNNNNNNNNNNNNNNNNNNNNNNNNNNNNNNNNNNNNNNNNNNNNNNNNNNNNNNNNNNNNNNNNNNNNNNNNNNNNNNNNNNNNNNNNNNNNNNNNNNNNNNNNNNNNNNNNNNNNNNNNNNNNNNNNNNNNNNNNNNNNNNNNNNNNNNNNNNNNNNNNNNNNNNNNNNNNNNNNNNNNNNNNNNNNNNNNNNNNNNNNNNNNNNNNNNNNNNNNNNNNNNNNNNNNNNNNNNNNNNNNNNNNNNNNNNNNNNNNNNNNNNNNNNNNNNNNNNNNNNNNNNNNNNNNNNNNNNNNNNNNNNNNNNNNGAGGACATGGGCGGGAGCACAGGTCATCCGCGCGTGTCCATTCGGCCGTAAACTCGGTCCAAACTTAGACCGGGAATGAGTTGAAAGCAGACAGAAAACGAACGACGGTTTATTTACAGCCGCGCGTTGGAAGGTCTGCTTTGTTTGTTTACCCTTAAATGAATGCGAACGGACACGACGGGGTCGCGCATTGGAGTTGGCCTCACGAGCTGAGCCTCCCACGGTGGATCGGCACGTCTTTTTTACCGACAAACAATGAGCCTTTCTATTCGCGAGGGAAACCGTGAAATTTCAACCTGGCAGGGGTTTCATTCATTGAACATATAAACGTCAGCCCCATTCAGGGAAGTTGACAAGAATGTGAGCAGCGGGGCACAGCGGTTCTTGTGTCCACTTCACGCTACAGTGCATAGGCTGGTTATCGAACGTTCGCCGATTTAGTGTCATTCATGCCATGCTCCAACAATAATGCTTCTATCTACGAAGAATGTTCTTGTCAGCAAGTAGATACTTAGTGGAACGTCCATTTACTACCATCGACTGGTAGCTTCGCCAAACTGTACTACCGCATGTATCCACCGGAGCAATGCTAGACCCACGTACAGTTACGTGAGGTTTTTACGTAAATGCTGATTTGAACGTAATTAATTGGTTTAGGATTAGTGGCTCGGGCCCACCCCagttaaaatcagggggaggcgaGTATGTATGGAAGGATACGTAAGATTACCTAGGATCTTTTCGTAGGTGTAGAATTATCGGTATCCACCGTGCTCTTCACCATACAGCAAGATTCAGACATGGCATTTCACATGCGTTTCTCATGTTTATAATTCATATTTTAACATGTTTTGCCACGTATGTGTGCATGCTCGCTTCAGCTGCCGAATAGTCGTTCTCTTCCCGCTCCAAAATCAGTCAGTGGATGATGGCTCCTCTACTGTACCGGCCCACCCCCATGTTATCGGAATGAAATCGAATCCTTGATGAAACTTGGGTTGCTCCCAGGAACAAAAAAGGCCCAGGGCAGCATCATGTTCTCCACTGAAAGCTTGTAAGATCAACCAACCTTTTTTTTTGCCAAAAACAAATAACATCAAATGCCACGCGCCAAGTGTGATTGGATACATTCTCTTTCCTTGCACCTAATACATGAGTGTGTCCCAACTTTCAAGGTCAGCTGGAATAGAGTCTGAAGGAAAAGTCTCGTTGAGAAAGCACCAAGCAGAGCCCCATGCTTTGGTCAAGAGAAAacggcaagcaagcaagcaagctagTGACGCGTACACCGGCACCCTTCATTGTCTCTGAAGATCGGCTTTGAATCGCACGATCAGTTTATCTATTGATATTGATATTGACACGTTGAATACGTGCCATTGAGCAATCCCGTCGATTAGGAGCTACCGCTTAGGCCAACTGACAGATGATGAGTTAGTCCTCGACCGATGTGCATCTCGATGCGCCCAGGACACGCCGGCGATGTGCCGTCGCTGTGCTGTGCAAGTTTTCTCGTCACGCGTCCGTTTCGTACAGCCCTGGAGCTTGGACTTGTTACTCGTCATAAGGGAAATTAAATATAACCACTCCTATTTGTGTAGTAGTACTAATTAACGGCATGATGGTGCGATTAGGAACACTATAATATAAACTGCTGTGGACTATGGTCATCTCTGGGTGGTTCTGGACTGGCCTTTCTCGTGCCTGAAGCTCCTCTGAACACTGAACAGGTGCACGGTGGC
Proteins encoded in this window:
- the LOC123181797 gene encoding uncharacterized protein, with the protein product MAGAAERRWMPMVPTQGRVGRQLGAAKSGHSRVPPTIHGHWAASPPMPLPPPRRRRPRHHRCSLHLSLAGAPLCLGPLYWTAARRCRLSPVLVGGISFSGTNKSMAPWFCTKSLVRQPPSDTTGFFTSRHVLHFS